A segment of the Crassostrea angulata isolate pt1a10 chromosome 10, ASM2561291v2, whole genome shotgun sequence genome:
AAGTTCAAGAAAAACTTTGGTCATAATGTGCCAAGATTGTagatatcaactgataaaaccTAGCTTTCCTTCCCAGCCATGATAATCACTGCATGCCCGTAGCCCCCCTCCTCCCTCTACACCCatccccccccaaaaaaaaaccccaaaaaaacaaaaaacaaacgtAAAGATATCATTTCATAGtatgttagagagagagagagagagagagagagagagagagagagagagagagagagagagagagaataagcgACTGATACATTGCATGCAGCACCacactgatataattatttaatttttcgttttttcctttttgagaaaaaagctCGATTGAAACGACATAAAAGCGGGAAATGTTTACGTCGAAGCACAAATAGAGATGATTTCTCACTGGTCAATTTGTTTTGAGTTTATCACAATCGCAACTTTTTTGGCCTTTCCGACAGATTTtggaaatgttaaaatacattcgaggtgtttttctgAGCTCTGCCGAATAGCCCAGGGAGCTCTGATTGGAGTCatactgaaaatttcaagcaaaGAAACGACAATTTCAGCAAAATAACCCAGTTGATTACGAACCTACCTTTGTGTAGATAAAaatggctacagcgctagctcaccaatcttttttaaaagataagcttgtgcACCCCTACGCCAATCATTAACAATCATATTATTAACACTTGCACGACTtccggttttttttaaactgatacTCCTTTTTTGATAGTTGAAATTTAATAGACAGAATAGAGAGCAAGAATGTAATTTATAGGCAGTTATTTTTGTATCGCGCtctttatgcaaaaaaaaaaaaaacaacagtaaATAAATACGTTTTATGAGGCTGACATATCAACAAGAAAATGATATGCTGCATCTTTCGATGAATGTCACTTTCAAACTTTTTTCATTAACTTTATAGGATGACAattaatctaaaatattttatgttgacggattacttttcatgCAATACGCTCTAGACCAAGTATACACTGAACTTGTTTGATCATCATTAGGTTGTGTCAGCAGTTTTTGCACAGAACTCAATCTTGCAGAGAGAAAATTTTAGATGTCAGTTTATGCAGCTAGTAAGTTTTGCTTGTTTATATTATAGCTTAGGCAACACCGGTAAATCCGGCGATGCCGTTTAATGGAAAGCACCCTGATAATAGTCGTATCTTAGACAACAATGTTGTAAAATCTCCAGGGATCAAAAGCGCATTGCAGATTTTTTGCTTAATGTCACGAAAATAGTTTTACAATTGCTCAAAAGCAAGGAGGCCGACTTAAGTTTTcgttgcgcatgtttttgcacattctagtacatgtataatacggTCGGTCTATACGTcttatgaaatatcatttataGAACTGAACACATTAAACAAATTacagttaaaaatatttagattttcaatggaaatttttattttttaaacgattttccCGTCCGGTGCGGCAGGAAAGCGTTGCCATTGCGTTTTATGCCTTATgttaaaatgaagctttgtaggagtacgttataataaataacatataagaaaaagtaaaaattgtacgccgTAGAAATTTTGTACACAGAATGATGTTATCCTCGAGAATATCatccttatttttttaatgaatttattatacCAATCTTCATTCGTAATGTTCTAAATATAATGGCACAATtttgtgcattttaatattttgagatggccccaaataaaaaccagacggtagaatttaatatgttttacacacaaggtaggaaatgattttactaatcatatataacaatttaggAAACAAAGTTATTGTAGTAATTTTTTAATctgcggaaaatgacagtttcctatagATTTCTATCGTAAATGTACCTCTAATTTGAGATGGTCCCTCAATAAAACCAGATGgttgattttcttgaaacttcgCAAAAAACTGGACTTTCTTTAAATGACATAAgggtaaaaaataaacagttttgcTATTGTaatttttccgcaaaaaaaaaaccggtcTCCTTAAATATTTTACCACTATAAATTATAGATGAAATGAGTCTGCAGCTCAGATGCTTACAGAGACTGTTACATCTAGGGCATTTTcgttttaatcaacaaaatacATCTCTTTAAGAACGATTAAATAAATAACACTATGAATTATCATAATTACTGATATTGCCGATTAAAAAGGTCAGGTATCTAGCTTCACTAACAGACCGTTGAATTTGGATACGGGCTCAACATTTCTGTCTGTAATATTTCGCATCTGTTCAGTATTTCGATACACTCGCTGGTACTAAGAATCAGATAACAGTAATTGTGCTTTCTCCGGATAGAAATGATAAGCTAGAGAAATATGGCATTCTTACTAGCCCGGGGCAGTAGGTAAGCAATGCAAAAAAGAGGACTCTGGTTGAAACATGCATTCCAGTCAAAGGCAATATCTTTCAATATTTCGCACCCATATGCATGAAGGAATCGGAGTTGAATAATCGAAATTTGCCCTGGTACTCTGAAAGCTTCGGGCGCCTTTTTGAAATAAGACGGGGCAAGGTGTACACCATTCCTATTATTCTTAGCCAGAGTACCTTAACTAAAACGTCAGCATATATTGTCTACATCTGGTACGAAATAAGCTGTAGATGTTTGAAAGATGGTACAATTGCAACATGGCCTATTATCAACGTCTATAACATCAAGCAATTCTAAGGGTCGAATGTTATCTATGTCAAGTGCaattaaagaataaaagcatttatttatctaacttagaaaaataatttctaaacatttcACTCTTTTAGATCTTATTTGAATTCTTACAAGAATTAAAATAAGAATCaggatatttattttaattgtcctgtttttgaaattaaaataatgtagacaaataacataaaaatgtatgttaattttaaaagaaatcaaatccAACTTACCTGTAGAAGTCCATTATTGAAATAATGGTCAAAAAAGCTGTTCATTCTTTAAAATGATGCGCAGTGCTCAACTTGATGGATAATTGTAgctaaaattattattttattagatGGCTACAGGAAAGCAATACATTTTTTACAAACGCAAAATTTCACCTTAATTGACACAGATAGCGGCAGCACGGTAgagtattgtattgtttattggctaaattcaaatgaattataagctgttgaaacatatgtacataattataaatatataatgctacactctatccaatcaaaatcaaacaGTTCGCTATTGACGTTAaacaatattctaaaaaaatattattcatacatgtacattcataggAGGAGAGAccctataaatcaataaatcaaatgattataataatgataataatgataataatagtaatattaataataatagtgatAGTAATAATACATCAGTTGGATGTACTAGTTATCCGACATCCCGTTTTTTACCTGCCTCACGCAGAAACATTGCGAGATGGCACAATTGTTTGCGATTATGAATGGCAAGGAGTTGAACTAACTTAAACATTGAAGGACGAGaccagtaatatttttttaaatacaatacccGTAGACTTTTATAAAATGGACAGATAAGCATGAAATGGAATTCATCCTCGACTTCacctaaattacaatatttacagataCGCATCGATCTGACAGTTCCATTATAACGGCCTTGCTCTACCAAAAGCATATGCGATGACAgtctatattttgttaaaaggacAACAAGGTTTTCCGgaatatttttactcaaataaaattgtaacgAAAAAGTGTCAGGCAGATACTTGTACAATAAACAATTAGAGGATGACTCGAAAAATGCGTCTCTTtcctgaataaaaaaatcagacaacctctgctttacaatttttaagaaaacattagtGTTAGCCACATTTTGTGAAAGCCAGACTTCATGCATACCCAGAGATACTAATAATTCTCTGACATTAAAACACCATGTATTTGGTATCAACTGTGAGACCATTTCCTCATATACATTGCgtaatatacaattttctgttttaatcaatttcaacCAATACTTAATAATACGCAATTTACGTATAATACTCATAGGTAGACGACCTAACTCTGAATAAACCATAAAGTTTGCcgtacattttttaactttcaaaattcttttacaaaaatttgtgTGAACTCGTTCTATTTCATCACCAGAATGAAAACCCCATATCTCGGAGCCATAGTTAAGAACGCTAGATACATAGGTGtcaaaaatgcttaatttagtctcaatatttaaataagtttcatTACATAGTTTTAGAATACCAAACATACATTTCCTACCCTGCATTGCAATTGTTTTCTGTGTAACATTAAAATTcccattaaaattcaaattgattcctaaataattgaaacaattaacaACCTCAACATGCTTTTGGTCATAGgtccaaaaatcatttttacacaTTCTACCCGCATGTCGAAAAAcaactatttttgttttatctgtGTTCACACCAATATTCCAATCATTACTAAATTGATACAATTGATTCAACATACCCTGTAGACTCCCCCTTGAATTAGCTATTAACACAGTATCATCAgcatacattaaaagaaaaagcgAAAGGTCTCTGAAGTCAACAGGTTCACAACAACTTCGAATAAGatccatttcaaaatcattaatatataatgaaaaaagaaaaggcgACAAAGCCTCTCCTTGCATAAGTCCAGTTGTTGacgaaaaataatttgacaGTTCAGACTTATATCTGACACATGATTTTAACTCACAATAAATATGCTTAATAATACTTAACAACTTTCCCGTGACTCCATTTGTAGCAAGTTTGTATAATAACTTGTTTCTATTCACACTATCAAACGCTTTTCTGtaatcaacaaaacaacaatataatttctttttctttttcaaatataaagataCTAAACTAGTAAGTGCAAAAATGGCATCTGTGGTACTATGACCTGGCTTAAACCCAAACTGCGCATCGCTTATGATACCATTGTCGTCAGACCAGCGAAGTAATCTGTAGTTCAACACTGTGGTAAATATTTTTGCCAGATTACTaacaagagttattcccctGTAATTGTTAACATCATTGGTGTTACCTTTTTTAAGAAGTGGAATTATTACACCTATAGACCAGCTCCTTGGGAAAGTACCTGCatccaaaattttattaaaaagtctaactaaaactggtaaaaaaaactctttaaatttaacaaaatattcatttaacagGTGATCTGTTCCGGCAGCTTTaccacattttaatttttttaatactgaAAGTAATTCCTCCTCATCTATGGCTTTATCTAATTCACTAAAAACAGTATCAGTACTCCTCTGCTCAAAAAATGGACTTTCAATGTCTACAATATTTTCATCTACATTACAAACACtcttaaaatattgataaaaagcaTCTAAATCTAAAGagcttttaattgtttttcttttcttgaaaaTCTTGTAAAACTGTTTTGGATTGTGCTTTCTTAAATAGTTGAGTTTATTACCTTCGTGTCTGACAAACCTATTTCTAGTTCCAAGTACATGCTTTTTGTAGACACGTTTGTTTTCACATAAAGTGATACGATTTTGAACAGACCTTTCCCAATTAAAAATACGTAAGGAGCTTTTATAAACTTTACGGAGTTCTTTACACTTGTCATCGAACCATGGCTTATTACTACTGGAAGAGTAAATGTTGTATTTGTTTACTACatctttaagaataaaatttcacAAGTAATCCTCTTGATCACAATTACATGCTCCCAAAAATAACATTAGAACGTAAACTTGGCTCCAATAACTAAAGAAAAGACtagttcaaatttttaaaaaaatatcaacattgtCAACAGCTTTACCTGATAGTGTctattcttaaaacaaaagagATAATGTTTTATGTTGGATATTAGCCTTAAACTGTCCAATCTATGAAAGGCCTTAATCAGTTCTTTTTctcacagaatggacagtttttgTCTTTTACAGAAAATAATTCAGGAAAATAACACACATGAATATTTACTCATTTTTATCAGATTTTGGGATCGATTATCTACCCTTAACGAAGAGGAAGTATAAAACAAGTCTCGTAAAGTCTCGTTGATATCTTTATCTTATTGACATACAAACGTCTGACAACACCCATTCAATACAAATAGAGTTTTCCAACTGCGGTTTTATGATAGACCTGTACAATTTTTCACATATATCTAAGGTAAGTCGATGTCAAACATATATATGAGAGAGCACcttaatatatttctaaaataaagaacattttccaagttgaatataaattaattattaaaataccGATTGAAGATCGATATGCATTCGTCAAACGACCAATTAGCACCCTTTCATTTGTATGGCTTAAACGGCAGCGTATAAATGCGTATATTTATGTATAGTGTAAACGGAggcaaattaaatattttatcgtAAGTAAATTTCATGCACGTTACAAGATGAATCAAGCTTATTTGAGTTTAATTCGTTGGATTTAACTCTTTAATAAGAATTACTGTAGAATCATCAGATTTTGtgatggctcaattttcgtggtaatcgtgggtagccccccccccccccccccccccccccccatttacatcctcaataaatttaaatcattcCACAGTAGACTTCTCGTGCATTTGCATaagagattcctctgactctaacctcgCCTTTATGATCTGACGTTCCCTTCGTAAATTTCATGTTGTAAAAGGGGTCAGataagtatttttgttttttaaaatataaaattaatgttaatgtaTTGTTGTTAACAGATTCCAATTTTTATACGTTTTCCTTACTTGTGAAACTTTTAACTAATGTCAAAGACTTCATCATGATCTCAGGCCAGTTACTTTCAAATCAGTTCAGAACTATAGCTTTCATTTAGAATTGAGCAAAAGCAATTCTAAAATAATACCAGAATTGGAGCCAATCGTAGTATCAGATAAGGcacaattagaaaaaaaactttctttaataGATTACAATGTCTGAAGAAGAAATACCCGACACAGCCCAACATTATTTGGTTTGTGGTACTGGAAAGTGTAAGAACAACTGCCAGTTTTACTGCAATCATTGTCATCGACAATTCTGTGAGGAATGCACAGATGAACATAAGAAAAGTCCGGAAAACAATAACCATGAAGTGGTCCCTTACAGACAACGCAAACCACAACTTCCTGAAGAGAAATGCAAGCTTCACCAAAAACGAAATGtagatatattttgtaaagattGTAATGTTCCACTGTGTTCTAAGTGCATCTTCATGAAAGAGCACTCCGGTCATCAGTTTGACGACTTGGAAGAAAAATATGCCGAAAAGTTTGCATTTTGCCAAAATGAAATCTCCAAAATCAAAAACCATTTCCTCTCCACAACACTTGATTTCAAACAAGAGATAAAGgaaaatgttacaaaattaaAGGACGCACTGGAAGACATCAGGAATTCTATAAAAGCTGAAGCAGAGTCTTTAAAAGAGTTAATAGAAAAGGTGACATCAGATAAATTGGCTCAAGTCAATACAATAGAAAATTCTCTTAAAAGGTCATTAGAATCCCAGGAAACAGTTTTTGATGATTACATTGCGTACCTTGATAAACTTGTTAAAGAGTTTCACAGCTATATGTCCTCAAGTGacatcaatgttttattttctgatgattttgaaaatttgaaaatccaGTCCATACCAGAGACAACACAACCAGACCTACCGATGTTTGCTGCGGGTCAGTTCTGCAGAGATGAGGTCACTAAACTACTTGGTTGCGTTAACATTCCTAGCCATGAACCCgagaaaaggaaaataaaaccCATGGAGACTTCCTCTTCACGGCTGAAACATACAGGGGAAAACATGAAACCAACACTGTCTCTGTCTTCCTCTGTCACTAAGGTCGGGGAGTACACAGTACCAGGTGTTTACAATGTATTTCATATATCACTTGGTAAATCAGGCAGACTCTGGGGCAGTGATAAACATGGTAAACTTGTGCAAACAGATCTACATGGAATTCAGCTACAGAAGATACAAACCAGTGGCCATGGTGGATATGTATATGGCATCCACAGAGTTACACAGGACGGGGATCTGATGTACACAGACAGAAAGAACAAAGTCATCAATAGGATAAAACAGGATAATACAAtcactgaattcattaaaacgGGAGGCTGGTCACCTATTAGTATATACTCCTCCCACATCAACGGGGACATACTGATGGGGATGATAAAGGGTGGAGAGGCTAAAGTCACCAGGTACAACAAGACAGGAGAGgaaatacagaacatacagaGAGGCAACATTGGACAGGAACTGTATAGTAAACCACACTACATCACTGAAAACATCAACGGTGATATCTGTACATCAGACTTGAACAAACATGCTGTAGTGGTGGTGAATAAATCAGGACAACACAGGTTCTCTTACACAGGTCAGGGGTCAGGGTTTATTCCAAAGGGATTATGCACCGATCTCCTCGGTCACATCCTGGTATGTGATACACATATGAATAATGATACAGTTCATCTTCTTGATCAAGACGGTcagtttatatcatttttactcCCAAAACAAGTGAATTCTGCTAGTGTCTATGTGGATAATGAGAATAATCTCCATGTGGGACAGTATGATACCAACAAAGTGAAAGTGTACAAGTATCTAGAGTAACTTCATGTATATGCAGTCAAACGTGAAGAttattaacataaatatatacatttacttaCTACTACTTTATACACTTACTTACTTATGTAATAATATCTTTACAATTgtatttttcacatttatgaAAATGCATGTAGTGCCTTTTAATAttgtcttaataaaaaaaagtcagccACAATGCATTTAACATTGGATTATACGGTTCATATGCtagtaaacatgtacataaaatttgaaggtttttaataataattattctatACCGAGTAAAAGAGCCTTCAACCCAAACCtaaatatatgatattaaaatgttGGCGTTCAGATCCACAACacgaaaaagaaaataaatattcagtaatcgaaatatagaatatttgaaaaaatggaGACTGACCCTGTACAGATTACCAAAACGAAACATGACAGAACTTTTGCTATGAACTAAACACCAGGTATGATTTTAGACAGTAAGAAAGCATTTATTTTTAGCGTTGTGAGAAAGCGTGTGGGGTGGGGGTTGCATGTAAAATAACTTGGAAAGTAAATTTAGGCTTTAGATTTTGAACTATATAAACGATGAATTGAAGCAATCTACTGTGATCAAGAAAGGACCACGTTGGGTATTTCACCTTTTTACAGAAAAAAGCATGGAAGACATTCTGGGTGTCCCACTATAGGACTGAAAAAGAAGAGCAAAAGATTAACGAGCCACACTGCTAACCTGAGCAATAATTTACAATTCCGATTCACAAAATATAGTAGCTATTCCTCCCTCCTTCTCTGCCAAGATAGCATTGATGTCACATTGATGATTTGGCCCACATAAAGAGGATACAGTTTTTACattgaattatatatttcttttataatttgaagaaaatggaAGCTTTAAATAGTGAAAGTAGAggaaaaattgaaagaaatttaaaaaccaagaTTAAATCATACCGTTGCCCCGGTGTTCAAACAGATGACATAGATATTAGTACATtgaattatatatgttttaaggtaaattacatgcatttaaCTTATTGAGAGAGAACTACTACGCCACTGTGTAGCAGCAAGTTAACTCAATACATAGACGTTTTAAATCTGTTTTTGAATCATCATGACCGGAAGAGAGCTatcttgtagaaaaaaattaaaaggtacATGCTAGAGAGGAAGTGGAGGTCCCCTCCACTGGAAAATTAACATTCACTTGGTAAATACGAAAATATGCCTCGAAGACCCTTTTTTCCGTGGCGAAGACAATTATTCCTCCTATTCGAATTTTCTGGATCCTATCATTGGGGCATTTAGGAACCACACCATTCAGACATTGGTCAGTCAGTCaatcataaattttttttttaataaaaacatgtttaatttaaaaatagcaCACATGAAGTAATGGATGTTTGATCCGATGAATCATGACGTCATTTGCTCATCTTGTCTCAGAGCGCCGCTCCAAtctaaaaaaaagtattcaacTTTACTAATATTTGAATCAATTTGACAGTCATacataaatgtaaatgttttgcTCATCAAGTAAGTTTTAGGACCTTTAATGAATCAGTTCTTTGTAAAGGTTGTGTCCCAGACAGACGAGTTCTGTGGTGGTTCCTTGAATAGTGATGGTCTCTCCAGCGTTTAGAATGAAGCCATCGTACAAACATCCGTCTGAAACGTCAAAAGAACGCCTTAAATTTAGACGTTTAATTAAAGCAGACGGCAGTACTGATGTAGTAGAAATCCCATCAaaattgttgttgatttttttatgtattttgaattaagCAATACCAACCTTGACCATTGCTGCTTCTTTTTGTTTCACAGTTTCCGCTACAAAAACACACATACAATTTTTAGCTAAGTTTCATAAATGAAACTAAATATTAATAAAGGTTGATTATCAAAGGCCTTTTGTTatcaaagtttacaatttttagcTAAGGTATAGATAATCTGAGATTCCTGACTTGTCAATCTAAGGGtaatggtactcaggtgaccgttaaaaCCTTTGGGCCTCTTGTCTTAAGAAATAAAGGATCGGTAGATT
Coding sequences within it:
- the LOC128164610 gene encoding protein PML-like, whose protein sequence is MIDLYNFSHISKITMSEEEIPDTAQHYLVCGTGKCKNNCQFYCNHCHRQFCEECTDEHKKSPENNNHEVVPYRQRKPQLPEEKCKLHQKRNVDIFCKDCNVPLCSKCIFMKEHSGHQFDDLEEKYAEKFAFCQNEISKIKNHFLSTTLDFKQEIKENVTKLKDALEDIRNSIKAEAESLKELIEKVTSDKLAQVNTIENSLKRSLESQETVFDDYIAYLDKLVKEFHSYMSSSDINVLFSDDFENLKIQSIPETTQPDLPMFAAGQFCRDEVTKLLGCVNIPSHEPEKRKIKPMETSSSRLKHTGENMKPTLSLSSSVTKVGEYTVPGVYNVFHISLGKSGRLWGSDKHGKLVQTDLHGIQLQKIQTSGHGGYVYGIHRVTQDGDLMYTDRKNKVINRIKQDNTITEFIKTGGWSPISIYSSHINGDILMGMIKGGEAKVTRYNKTGEEIQNIQRGNIGQELYSKPHYITENINGDICTSDLNKHAVVVVNKSGQHRFSYTGQGSGFIPKGLCTDLLGHILVCDTHMNNDTVHLLDQDGQFISFLLPKQVNSASVYVDNENNLHVGQYDTNKVKVYKYLE